The region ggagagaggaaaaaaaacacctttACACCCCTctcacactgacatgctggcGATTGTGACGGATCATCGTAAAAAGGAAACGATGCGAGTTTGTACACACTCATTTACCAGGTTGCAGCATTTCTCTGGTAATGTGCAATAAGCTAATATTTGGCAACCGCGCCCGTCGTAAAAGCATGACTGGTTTTAGTGTGGAGGAGCCGCGGTGACCTCGACTCCGCTGGAATGAATCGGAACgcccgaccgaccgaccgacctgtctttattttttctcgAGTGTGAGAAGCCTTAGCAGACGAGTGGAGGCTGTTGTGGCTGCAAATTGGGGCGTGGTTTTTAGAATGCGACCACGTACTCTCAGCCACGTAGCGCCCCCCCCCCATGCtccaaaaatgtataataaataaatatgggcGTGTCTTCGagtctaataataaaacaggcTTGGAGTGGGCGTGTCCGTGAGATCAAAGCTTTATTTGGTGCCGAGATTCGGTAAGGTTCGTGAAGGGCGTGGTGTACCCCCCCGGGcgtaactctctctctctctgtctctctacaGCGGTGGACACTCAGAGCTCCAGTTCGGAGGACATCGTACCCAGTCCCCCGACCCCGCCCCCTCCACCGCGGGTCTACAAGCCCTGCTTCGTCTGTCAGGACAAGTCGTCGGGGTATCACTACGGAGTCAGCGCCTGCGAGGGATGCAAGGTACGGCGTCCTTTTTTTATGCCTGGATTGGGCGGGGCTTTGAATTTAGGGCTTTGTTCGCCCCCTGCTGGCACCCCTCAGGATCCGCGACTGAGCTAGCTTCGTTTAGTCTGCTGTATGGTATATTTATAATATGAGGTGTAATTGCAGCTGCTCCTGCCAGGGGGCGCCAAAGCAAACAATTCATCCAGCATTAGGTAAAtagtgcatttattatttatttatttataatcgctgcttcatcctggtcagcgCGGGTCCAACCTACCTACTGCACTCGCTGCATGGGTCAGTTTTGTCCTGGATGTCTGATAATGACGCACCTGTGGTCCTGGATCATTCATGTGGGCGCTGGATATGTCAAAGACGGAGTGTTTTCTTTACACGCCCGTATCTGGAGATGCTAGCTGTCCGGTACCTGACCCGCCATGTGAAAGACTCTTTCTTTGATCACGGTCATATCAGGACACGCCCGGTACAGATACACATGCCCGGCTCACAGCAGGGACCCCGAACCGCCGCGGAGTCGAACCCCGGGCCCCTGTCTCGATTCGTTTGAATAATTAAAGAGCCGCGGCGTCGGGAGCGCGTAGCGTACAGATCAGACGGGAGCGTCAGAGCAGAGGTTAGCGCACGGCTAACCGGGAACCGTGGGGGGCTGGAACGCTGCGCTAACACGCTCGCTCGCTCGTCCAAACAACAAACACGAGCTGATTACATTTTCATACCcccccatcacacacacacacacacacacactccgctCCTTCTAGATCTTCCTAGAGCTTCATCCTGAAGATGTTCCTAGATCCTGcgcggttcctcctgtaccgcTAAACCAGGGCGCCGTTATTTTAAAGGGGTTCGATAAAGGGGCTGATTTGGTcagtagggcggcacggtggctcgtgggtagctctgtcgcctcacagcaagaaggtaatgggttcgattccccagggttctttctgtgtgggtttcctctggacgctccggtttcctcgtgcagtcaggttaattggagatacaaaatcgtcccaagtgtgtgtgtgtgttttgtgatggactggcaacctgttcggggtgtttcctacctttgaTGTGGTcgtaaacaaacaatgaattaaGGAGATGTAAGGAAGAAAAACTCAACACCTGGCAACCCAATGTCCAATTCGAaaccatacatttacattatacatatacaaaGCCACTTTTGTGACCGTTTACAATTAtaagtctaagcaattgagggttgagggccttgctaaagggcccaacagtggcaaccttgccgtggtgggccttgaaccagcgtccttatgattgctagtccagtaccttaaccactgggctacagctgccctacatGGTGTGTTTTCTTTCATAAGAAGATAAATAAGAGGAATGAACGCCCCAGTATGACACGCCCGTATTATATCGGCGTTTCCTGCGTAACGCACACCGCCGCCATCCTCAGCTCGCCGTCTCCACACCGCCGTGCGAACGCTCGCCCCCCTCAGATCTGCAGCCAGAGCGTTCCTCACACCTCGGGACCGTCCTCAGCTCGTACCTGCAGACTTCAGACCAAACACTCGGGGAGGGGCGCGGGCGAGAGGAGGATCTGGCGAGCGTTTCGGATCCTGTCCCGGTGTGAAATTTCTCGTGAGCTCATCAGAGCATCAGAAACACCGGGAATAAAAGAAGCTTTGATAGAACGTTTACCTGCTGTTTCCCGTTTCTTAATAACGTGGACACGGGGGCTGGAATTCTGGACCctccgagtttgaatctcagctgtgctaccggtcgaccgggcgccccctagcggacACGATCAGCAGTGCAGATAAAATCGGTGGCGACGACTGCGGCCTTTGGTTTGAAATGGATTAACGACGTGGAAGTCTTTCTAATTTAGCGCTGTTTATGTGTTTGTAAAtcatttaagttttatttaatcCTATAAATCATTTAGCAGTGTAATTGGAAAGAAATTGAGGTccgagggccttgcttaggggcccgacagtggcgaCGACGCTGACCCTTGGTTTAAATTGTTTTAACGGCATGGGATTGTTCCTAATGCAGCGCTGCGTACATGTTTATGAtcttttaagttttatttaatcCTATAAATCATCAAGCAGTGTAATTGAAAGGAAATTGAGGtctgagggccttgctcaggggccccgACAGTGTCAACGACACTGGCGCTTGGTTTAAAATGGTTTAACGACATGGGATTGTTCCTAATGTAGCGCTGCGTACGTGTTTATAAAcctcttcattttatttaatcctGTAAATCATCAAGCAGTGTAATTGATAAGACGTTGAGGTCCGAGGGCCTTACTTAGGGGCCCGACAGGACAATgacagtggcggggcttgaaccagagaccctGTATTACTAATCAAACATCTTAACCATTAaatgtttacagtttttaaaagcgatgcccaacaagctcttgctcaggtgtccacatacttttggttgtaCAGAAGTTATGTTTCAGAattgcagtaacagtttagggaaggtcctttcctgttccactaATAACTCGGACGTCGTTTCCTTTGATGTGCTCCTCAGGGCTTCTTCAGACGGAGCATCCAGAAGAACATGATCTACACCTGCCACCACGAGAAGAGCTGCATCATCAACAAGGTGACGCGCAACCGCTGCCAGTACTGCCGCCTGCAGAAGTGCCTGGAAGTGGGCATGTCCAaagaatgtgagtgtgtgtttggtgtttgcGTCTAAGACCCGCCGGACTGTGTGATGGTGTTGTGACTGAGATCCGGGGTCCGAATGTTAACCGTGCTgtcagccggtcgggcgtctacacagacatgtcggtgcgctctcagtgctggtcccgaGCCCAAAATAAGGAGGGTCGAGtctggaagggcatccggcggaaaaactgtgccaagccCCACCCCAAGAACCAGTACCAGAACCAGTACCAGAATAAGTACTAGTGCCAGAACCAGTACCAGAACCAGTACCAGAAGTACAGAACCAGTACTAGTATCAGAAGAAGTACAAGAACCAGAACTAGTACTAGTATCAGAAGAAGTACAAGAACCAGAAACAGTACTAGTACCAGACCAGAAGTACCAGAACAAGTACCAGAACAAGTACCAGAACAAGTACCAGAACAAGTACCAGCACCAGAAGTACCAGAACAAGTACcagaagaaccagaaccagtACCAGAATTGTCAGACCTGTTTCGGTTGTGACTCTGGTAGTTGCCCCTCCTCGTTCTCTTTATCCCGGCTTCAGATGAAGTATCAGGGTTCTGGGTGTTTATGAACTGCACTGGAGAAGCTCAGTGGATCTCAGGATGGGTTTTGCATCatcgacagtgtgtgtgtgagagtgtgtgtgtgagagtgtgtgtgtgagagtgtgtgtgtgagagtgcgtgtgtgagagtgtgtgtgtgagagtgtgtgtgtgtgtgtgtgtggtaaaaaATGACTTTCCCTGCACTAATAGTTCTTTAATGGTTCCGTTAGATGGTTTTCCCGAGCTCACGCTGGCACTGTGTCACGGTGGGGAGATGGATATGTCCCGGGGAGCTGAGGCGTGGAGGCCGGGGGCATTTCTTACCCTGTACACGCGAGATAGCGGCGGATAAACGCCAGCGAGAGGCAGTAATGGAGGAGGCGGGGAGGCCGAACACGTGTGTGCTGTAATTGGATGGAACGTTATCGTGATGGGGCGACCGGGCGAATATTCCCCGTTACTGGAGGGTGAACTGGATTAACTGGGTTATAAAGACGTTAATGATCGCTGGTATGAGCCACCATTAACCCTGAAGGCTGTTGGGTTTAGGATGTGACACTGTAAACGATCAGGTCACAAAAAGGTGCTCGCTGTCCCCCTGCACCtctaggatccagggttcgaatccccagcggttCTGCCGAGGCCTCACGAATGTTTGGCGTCCTGTCCGCTGCTTCATAATGAAAACTCGCTTCTGCCACCTAGAGGACAAAAATGGCAACTGCTTAATATTCTGGATAATTTAATGTTCAATTAAAATAAGACCTcgttttaatttataaaaaatattttaaccaaaaattgtggccaaaagtatgtggacattcttccaaattattacatttagacTGGCCACTTCCATAACCTAAAAAAGAGGGGCATTAGAccctaaaaggagaacatcagacctcaaaatgggggcatcagaccccaaaaataaGGGAATTACACCTTagaaaaggaggacatcagacccccaaaaaggaggataaCAGACTTTAAAAGAGGAGGGCATcggaccccaaaaaggacatcataccccaaaaaaggaggacatcacatcagaccccaaaagggagggaatcagaccccaaaaaaggaggacatcagaccctaaaagggGCGCATCAGACCTCAGATAAAAGgcgtcagaccccaaaaagaagggcgtcagattttaaaaaggagaacatcaaaccccaaaCAGGGGGGCATTAGACCCCCAAACAGGAGggtatcagaccccaaaaagggggTCATTAGACCCTAAAAAAAGGAGAAATCAAAACCCGAAAAAGAGGATATCAGACTTTAAAAAGCAGGGGTCTGAAGTCACTATCATAGACTCATAGTCGGATAAACCGCCGAGGTTAAAAGGATGCTGATTAAatagttgtgtgtgtaaatacttgtttaaaataaacctGCTCTCACCTGTACATGGTCAGATAACTACGTTTCTTTACTGGACCAGTTTGGAACCTCTATAATGGTTTTTGGGTCGCCACCTGCCAGATAAATCCTGATATAAGCGTCTCAGTAACTCTATTAATCGGCCTGTACCGGGAGTAAACGCGTCCGTGTCCAGTAAACATCACTGTTAGCGACTCCTAACTCGAACCCTCTTCCTTCTCACAGCTGTGCGGAACGacaggaacaagaagaagaaggaggaGAAGAAGCCGGAGAGTCCGGAGAGCTACGTGCTGAGTCCCGACACCGAGCAGATGATCGAGCGAGTGAGGAAAGCTCATCATGACACGTTTCCATCGCTGTGCCAGCTGGGCAAATACACCACGGTGAGTGAGACGCCGCCAGCCGGGTCACGGTTTCCCGTTTAATACCGTTTGTTTAGTGGGATGTCCAGcgagctcacggtcaggtgtccacatacttctgtgggactgttttttattttgtgcagAGTAACAGCGCGGAACAGCGAGTCTCCCTGGACGTGGATCTGTGGGATAAATTCAGTGAACTTTCCACCAAGTGCATCATCAAGACGGTGGAGTTCGCCAAGCAGCTGCCCGGTTTCACCACCCTGACCATCGCCGACCAGATCACGCTGCTCAAAGCCGCCTGCCTGGACATCCTGGTGAGCGCCACACCCACtcatacccacccacccactcacacccacccacacccaccctgAGCGCTCAGTCCTCTCCGTGTCCACCTCTCTAGACTGTTGAAGGTTTCTGGTGTGTTTCAGATTCTGCGGATCTGCACGCGGTACACGCCCGACCAGGACACCATGACGTTCTCCGACGGCCTGACGCTCAACCGCACGCAGATGCACAACGCCGGCTTCGGGCCGCTCACCGACCTGGTGTTCGCCTTCGCCAATCAGCTGCTCCCGCTGGAGATGGACGACGCCGAGACCGGTCTGCTCAGCGCCATCTGTCTGCTGTGTGGAGGTACTGCGCACGCTCGGACGCTCGTCGGTGTTAATGAGTCGCGGTCAGTGGATGTAAATTACAGACGTGATCGTTCTGTGTGCAGACCGTCAGGACCTGGAGCAGTCGGATAAGGTGGACCTGCTGCAGGAGCCGCTGCTGGAGGCGCTGAAGATCTACGTGAGGAGGAGGAGGCCCCATAAACCTCACATGTTCCCCAAGATGCTGATGAAGATCACGGACCTCAGGAGCATCAGCTCTAAAGGTACGACAAAGAGGCTACGATAAATGCTACCGTTAGCCGAGCTACTTAGCTAGCATGTGACTTTCCGTACCGCTGttctgctctctgtgagactccgcctcttgcaggtaaaaagaagcggttgccAAATGCTCTCCTAGATAGCGAACGCGACGTGATACAGCGCCGAAATTCTCACACACGCACGTTTTTTTGGTTCCAGGTGCCGAGCGGGTGATCACACTGAAGATGGAGATCCCGGGCGCCATGCCCCCCCTCATCCAAGAAATGCTGGAGAATTCGGAGGGGATGGACAGCGGCGGCGCCAACCCTCCGGGAAGCTGCAGCCCGAGCCTCTCGCCCAGCTCTGTACCCAGCAGCCCGTCGACGCAGTCGCCCTGAGCacgtcccacacacacacacacacatacacacactcgcaAAGTACAGCGCCCTCGCCCCGACTCAGGAAACACACGCACGCCTCCGGACCCCACGGCCTCGGGGAAGCGATGCGGGACGACAGGACTGGAGTTCCTCTGTGGAACCAGCGTGGCACCTGATGGGCGGCAGGGCGGCGACCCGCTCTCCGGAGAAGGAGGCGCGAGGCGTGGCGGAGGAGTGTTCTCCTCAAGGACTCGTCTAGGATCCTGTAGGACCGCCGAGAGCCGACAACAGACACGATGCGTCCGGTTACGACCGCGTCAGGGACACGTTTTTATTTTCATATACGAACGCTTGATCTTCTGTTGACAGTAAATGAGAAATGATTCAACGGTTTATGGATCTGATGACtcagaataagaaaaaaaaatcacagtttCGTCGTTTCACTTCTCTGATCTGACTGTAGTCCGGTTCTGCCCGCTGTACCCGTCTTCCct is a window of Trichomycterus rosablanca isolate fTriRos1 chromosome 22, fTriRos1.hap1, whole genome shotgun sequence DNA encoding:
- the rarab gene encoding retinoic acid receptor alpha-B isoform X1, which gives rise to MSENRRPSLPGAGAGRGSAHPLAIFTVPPYPYFVRHVLGRTSPPTLPALPVSGYSTPSPAAVDTQSSSSEDIVPSPPTPPPPPRVYKPCFVCQDKSSGYHYGVSACEGCKGFFRRSIQKNMIYTCHHEKSCIINKVTRNRCQYCRLQKCLEVGMSKESVRNDRNKKKKEEKKPESPESYVLSPDTEQMIERVRKAHHDTFPSLCQLGKYTTSNSAEQRVSLDVDLWDKFSELSTKCIIKTVEFAKQLPGFTTLTIADQITLLKAACLDILILRICTRYTPDQDTMTFSDGLTLNRTQMHNAGFGPLTDLVFAFANQLLPLEMDDAETGLLSAICLLCGDRQDLEQSDKVDLLQEPLLEALKIYVRRRRPHKPHMFPKMLMKITDLRSISSKGAERVITLKMEIPGAMPPLIQEMLENSEGMDSGGANPPGSCSPSLSPSSVPSSPSTQSP
- the rarab gene encoding retinoic acid receptor alpha-B isoform X2; the encoded protein is MYESVDVVGLTPNSFLSMDYYHQHHQQQQQKRGCLILDKGPGPRAFGHWSSAHSVDTQSSSSEDIVPSPPTPPPPPRVYKPCFVCQDKSSGYHYGVSACEGCKGFFRRSIQKNMIYTCHHEKSCIINKVTRNRCQYCRLQKCLEVGMSKESVRNDRNKKKKEEKKPESPESYVLSPDTEQMIERVRKAHHDTFPSLCQLGKYTTSNSAEQRVSLDVDLWDKFSELSTKCIIKTVEFAKQLPGFTTLTIADQITLLKAACLDILILRICTRYTPDQDTMTFSDGLTLNRTQMHNAGFGPLTDLVFAFANQLLPLEMDDAETGLLSAICLLCGDRQDLEQSDKVDLLQEPLLEALKIYVRRRRPHKPHMFPKMLMKITDLRSISSKGAERVITLKMEIPGAMPPLIQEMLENSEGMDSGGANPPGSCSPSLSPSSVPSSPSTQSP